The following proteins are co-located in the Dermochelys coriacea isolate rDerCor1 chromosome 4, rDerCor1.pri.v4, whole genome shotgun sequence genome:
- the UBE2D3 gene encoding ubiquitin-conjugating enzyme E2 D3: MALKRINKELSDLARDPPAQCSAGPVGDDMFHWQATIMGPNDSPYQGGVFFLTIHFPTDYPFKPPKVAFTTRIYHPNINSNGSICLDILRSQWSPALTISKVLLSICSLLCDPNPDDPLVPEIARIYKTDRDKYNRISREWTQKYAM; this comes from the exons GAACTTAGTGACTTAGCCCGTGACCCTCCAGCACAGTGTTCTGCAGGTCCAGTTGGAGATGATA tgtTCCATTGGCAAGCAACAATTATGGGACCT AATGACAGTCCATATCAAGGCGGCGTATTCTTCTTGACAATTCACTTTCCTACAGACTACCCTTTCAAACCACCTAAG GTTGCATTTACAACAAGAATCTATCATCCAAATATTAACAGTAATGGCAGCATTTGTCTCGATATTCTAAGATCACAGTGGTCTCCTGCTTTAACTATTTCTAAAG TTCTCTTATCCATTTGTTCACTGTTATGTGATCCAAATCCAGATGACCCCCTAGTGCCAGAGATTGCACGTATCtataaaacagacagagacaA ATACAACAGAATATCTCGGGAATGGACTCAGAAGTATGCCATGTGA